The following proteins are co-located in the Eriocheir sinensis breed Jianghai 21 chromosome 1, ASM2467909v1, whole genome shotgun sequence genome:
- the LOC126996845 gene encoding uncharacterized protein LOC126996845, protein MASKTFRKEEIRRAVYGTCLVDAPVGGCSVEAAPIRVTVSVRRRRGCWGRLAGAWREAAAFSFVDRPRAPFLSNAFLDLEHVFRYSSEADADAAQVKICLTLLSGQTRVAKVGLDDFLGQLMQGGRPECFTLYVYEGKVALLQTRQPSPEVLTEWLFDGKGNVANKGSNSKERACYDPEVTEIDQCQEKMDTSDSDVTAWETPEEDSDVSAWETPEEDSDVSAWETPEEDSDVSAWETPEEDSDVSAWETPEEDSDVSAWETPEEDSDVSAWETPEEDSDESVGDSGEESGLDTAEDTDRESECESEDGDSEKCERETPGDSDESGWETLEEDAEEEAGRGNAGGKEERGGGRGFLARLGAAWRHNRLALLLAAAAVLVSRVPLADPDEWRWGGGGGGL, encoded by the exons ATGGCATCCAAAACCTTCCGCAAAGAAGAAATCCGACGTGCCGTCTACGGCACTTGCTTGGTGGATGCGCCCGTGGGAGGGTGCAGCGTGGAGGCCGCGCCCATCCGGGTGACGGTCAGCGTCCGCCGGCGCCGCGGGTGCTGGGGGAGACTGGCCGgagcctggagggaggcggccgcGTTTTCCTTCGTCGACAGGCCGCGGGCCCCCTTCTTGTCCAACGCCTTCCTGGACCTGGAGCACGTCTTCCGGTACAGCAGCGAGGCGGACGCGGACGCAGCGCAAGTTAAGATCTGTTTGACGCTCCTTAGCGGGCAGACACGCGTGGCCAAAGTGGGCCTGGATGACTTCCTGGGCCAGCTGATGCAGGGCGGCCGCCCGGAGTGCTTCACCCTGTACGTCTACGAGGGGAAGGTCGCCCTGCTGCAGACCCGCCAGCCATCTCCGGAGGTTCTGACGGAGTGGCTGTTTGACGGAAAGGGAAATGTCGCCAACAAAGGGTCAAATTCCAAGGAGCGTGCCTGCTATGACCCCGAGGTCACTGAGATAGACCAGTGCCAAGAAAAGATGGACACCAGTGACTCAGATGTGactgcatgggaaactcccgaagaagactcagatgtgagtgcatgggaaactcccgaagaagactcagatgtgagcgcatgggaaactcccgaagaagactcagatgtgagtgcatgggaaactcccgaagaagactcagatgtgagtgcatgggaaactcccgaagaagactcagatgtgagtgcatgggaaactcccgaagaagactcagatgtgagtgcatgggaaactcccgaagaagactcagat GAGAGTGTAGGTGACTCAGGCGAGGAGAGTGGACTTGACACTGCTGAAGACACAGATAGGGAGAGTGAATGTGAGTCTGAGGACGGAGACTCCGAGAAGTGTGAACGGGAGACTCCCGGAGACTcggatgagagtggatgggagactcttgaagaagacgcagaggaggaggctgggcgggGCAATGCTGGAGGCAAAGAGGAgcgtggcggcggccgcggcttcCTGGCGAGGCTGGGGGCGGCGTGGCGGCACAACCGCCTCGCCCTGCTACTGGCCGCCGCTGCGGTCTTGGTCTCGCGGGTGCCACTCGCTGACCCTGACGAGTGgcggtggggcggcggcggcggggggctgtGA